A window of the Comamonas sp. Y33R10-2 genome harbors these coding sequences:
- a CDS encoding heavy-metal-associated domain-containing protein, which translates to MQQVFEVQGMTCGHCERAVTNAIQGVDAQAQIKIDRAANRVEVNSSASRDALQAAIAEEGYEVA; encoded by the coding sequence ATGCAACAAGTTTTTGAAGTTCAAGGCATGACCTGCGGCCACTGCGAACGTGCGGTCACCAACGCCATTCAGGGCGTCGATGCCCAGGCCCAAATCAAGATTGATCGCGCCGCCAATCGCGTCGAAGTCAACAGCAGCGCCAGCCGCGATGCACTGCAAGCGGCCATTGCCGAAGAAGGCTACGAAGTCGCCTAA
- a CDS encoding methyl-accepting chemotaxis protein translates to MNLLEIMRGFTIRTRMLGAIGVVMVLLGLLGGAGILGMSRIQDISQDFRDNAFAKSGHMAQLRIELGGMRLSEKDMVIQYEKPDQVQKAYQEWNVFIDQAKLTLGKFVSDQNTEDAQLAKEIIERIDNYRKLFEPVARQLEAGGYDSATTANRTSTKALAEAAEANKLLLKLDGLLRQQSDALAEAERRVAAQTRWLFMAAVVLALVVVIPLTLLNMQSICQPLESARQMALTIAGGDLSRKTHVSGKDELKDLQQALDEMQQSLSSTVAQVRDASSNIATASQEIAMGNQDLSARTEQTASNLQETVASLAQLTATVQQTASSSQMANQLATSASSNAVQGGHIVGQAVNSMQEISGSSRKISDIIGLIDSIAFQTNILALNAAVEAARAGEQGRGFAVVASEVRSLAKRSAEAANEIKTLINTSVQTVDVGARQVESAGKAMQDTVDSVKRVGDIIGEITAASSEQSLGINQVNQAVGDIDRMTQQNAALVEESAAAAQSLREQAARLAELVSQFHLAGGSQQSTPAGFGYPGLAPAMASVRKPTLSAQRTQQFENA, encoded by the coding sequence ATGAATTTGCTGGAAATCATGCGGGGCTTCACGATCCGCACACGTATGTTGGGCGCTATTGGCGTGGTGATGGTGCTGCTGGGGTTGCTAGGCGGGGCCGGCATCTTAGGCATGTCGCGCATACAAGATATAAGCCAGGATTTTCGAGACAATGCCTTCGCTAAATCGGGTCATATGGCGCAGCTGCGCATAGAGCTGGGCGGTATGCGCCTTAGTGAAAAAGACATGGTTATTCAGTACGAGAAGCCTGATCAAGTGCAAAAGGCTTATCAAGAGTGGAACGTGTTTATTGATCAAGCCAAGCTCACCTTGGGCAAGTTTGTGAGCGATCAAAACACTGAAGATGCGCAGCTGGCCAAAGAAATCATTGAGCGTATAGACAACTATCGCAAGCTGTTCGAGCCAGTGGCCCGCCAGTTGGAGGCGGGTGGCTATGACTCGGCAACGACAGCGAACCGCACAAGCACCAAGGCTTTGGCTGAAGCCGCAGAGGCCAATAAGTTACTGCTCAAACTCGACGGTTTGCTGCGTCAGCAGTCGGATGCCTTGGCTGAGGCAGAGCGTAGAGTCGCTGCGCAAACCCGCTGGCTGTTTATGGCAGCCGTGGTGCTGGCTTTGGTGGTGGTGATTCCGCTGACCTTGCTGAACATGCAGTCCATCTGCCAGCCGCTGGAAAGCGCGCGCCAAATGGCGTTGACGATTGCTGGTGGTGATCTCTCGCGCAAGACGCATGTCAGTGGCAAAGATGAGTTGAAAGACTTGCAGCAAGCGCTCGATGAAATGCAGCAATCGCTGAGCAGTACGGTGGCGCAGGTGCGCGACGCTAGCAGCAACATTGCGACGGCCAGCCAAGAAATTGCCATGGGCAACCAAGACCTGTCTGCACGCACAGAGCAAACGGCGAGTAATTTGCAAGAAACAGTGGCTTCTTTAGCCCAGTTGACGGCAACGGTGCAGCAGACCGCATCGTCGTCACAAATGGCCAATCAACTGGCTACTTCCGCATCATCAAATGCCGTGCAAGGTGGCCATATCGTGGGCCAAGCTGTGAACAGCATGCAGGAAATTTCGGGCTCCAGTCGCAAGATCAGCGACATCATTGGGTTGATTGATTCCATCGCCTTCCAGACCAATATCCTGGCCTTGAATGCTGCGGTTGAAGCAGCCCGTGCGGGCGAGCAAGGCCGTGGTTTTGCCGTGGTGGCGTCTGAGGTGCGCAGCCTTGCCAAGCGCTCGGCGGAGGCGGCCAATGAGATCAAGACACTAATCAACACCAGCGTGCAGACGGTGGATGTGGGAGCTCGCCAAGTTGAGAGTGCAGGCAAGGCCATGCAAGACACGGTGGACAGCGTCAAACGTGTGGGCGACATCATTGGTGAGATCACTGCGGCATCTAGCGAGCAGTCTTTGGGTATCAACCAAGTCAATCAAGCCGTGGGCGATATCGACCGTATGACCCAGCAAAATGCGGCGCTGGTGGAAGAGTCTGCAGCCGCTGCTCAATCGCTGCGCGAGCAGGCCGCCAGACTGGCGGAGCTGGTCAGCCAGTTTCACTTAGCGGGTGGTTCTCAGCAATCAACGCCGGCGGGCTTTGGCTATCCGGGGCTTGCACCTGCAATGGCTTCCGTTAGAAAGCCGACTTTGTCTGCGCAAAGAACCCAGCAGTTTGAGAATGCATAA
- a CDS encoding alkene reductase: MSSLFDPIEAGSLRLPNRVAMAPLTRNRAPHAIPTPLMQTYYAQRASAGMLISEGTAISAQAQGYSDVPGLYGQEQLQAWKKVTNAVHAKGGRIVTQLWHVGRISHTSLQPGNQAPVAPSALTAQSKTYVIDPKTGEGKFHPTSAPRALKSQELPGIVHSFTVAAVEAVKSAGFDGVELHSANGYLLDQFLRTSSNHRTDDYGGSIENRCRLVLECMRSVVDAIGGGKVGIRISPVTPANDITDENPQALFEHLVRQLAPLGLSYIHVIEGSTGGPRELADRPFDYHALKQTYRIAGGKGVWMVNNGYDRQSAMQAVESGYADVVAFGKAYISNPDLVHRLQANLPLSDWDSQRFYGGGAEGYTDYPNAPQS, from the coding sequence ATGTCCTCTTTGTTTGACCCCATTGAAGCCGGTAGTCTGCGCCTGCCCAATCGCGTTGCCATGGCGCCGCTGACGCGCAACCGGGCGCCACATGCGATACCTACGCCACTGATGCAAACCTATTACGCACAGCGTGCCTCAGCAGGCATGCTCATCAGCGAAGGCACAGCCATTAGTGCGCAGGCTCAGGGTTACTCCGACGTGCCTGGACTGTATGGCCAAGAGCAGTTGCAGGCTTGGAAAAAAGTGACCAATGCCGTGCACGCCAAAGGCGGGCGCATAGTCACCCAGCTGTGGCATGTGGGGCGTATCTCTCACACCTCGCTGCAGCCCGGCAATCAAGCTCCTGTGGCGCCGTCCGCCTTGACCGCACAGTCCAAGACTTATGTGATCGACCCCAAGACCGGAGAAGGCAAATTCCACCCTACTTCCGCACCGCGCGCACTGAAGTCTCAAGAGCTGCCCGGCATCGTTCACAGTTTTACCGTTGCTGCGGTTGAAGCCGTTAAATCGGCCGGTTTTGATGGCGTGGAACTGCATTCCGCCAACGGCTATCTGCTGGACCAGTTCCTCAGAACCAGCAGCAATCACCGCACTGATGATTACGGCGGCAGCATTGAAAACCGCTGCCGTCTGGTACTGGAATGCATGCGCTCTGTGGTCGATGCTATTGGCGGCGGCAAGGTCGGCATTCGCATCTCCCCTGTCACCCCTGCCAACGACATCACGGACGAAAACCCGCAAGCCTTGTTTGAGCATTTGGTGCGCCAACTCGCACCACTGGGTCTGTCTTACATCCATGTCATTGAAGGATCAACAGGCGGCCCACGCGAGCTGGCTGATCGCCCCTTTGACTATCACGCACTCAAGCAAACCTACCGCATCGCTGGCGGCAAGGGCGTATGGATGGTGAACAACGGCTATGACCGCCAGTCAGCAATGCAGGCTGTAGAAAGCGGCTACGCCGATGTAGTGGCCTTTGGCAAAGCCTATATCTCCAACCCCGATCTGGTGCACCGCCTGCAAGCCAACCTGCCACTCAGTGACTGGGACAGCCAGCGTTTTTACGGTGGCGGCGCTGAAGGCTATACCGACTACCCCAATGCACCTCAGTCCTAA
- the gstA gene encoding glutathione transferase GstA: MKLYYSPAACSMSPHIVLHETGLPHETVLVSTKTHKLQDGTDYYSINPLGYVPFLVLDNGDTLHEGPAIVQYLADLAPEKNLAPANGTMARYHLQEWLNFISTEVHKGFSPLFNPETSEEHKATVRANVLKRLTWVNEELSNKSFLMGDQFTVADAYLFTVTGWAQFVGLDISSLEHLAAYRESILARPSVQATMKAEGLIK; the protein is encoded by the coding sequence ATGAAGCTTTACTACAGTCCCGCCGCCTGCTCAATGTCCCCGCACATCGTGCTGCATGAAACAGGCCTGCCGCATGAGACCGTTTTGGTCAGCACCAAGACCCACAAGCTGCAAGACGGCACGGACTACTACAGCATCAATCCTTTGGGCTATGTGCCCTTTCTGGTGCTAGATAACGGCGACACCTTGCACGAAGGCCCGGCCATCGTTCAATACCTCGCCGATCTGGCCCCTGAAAAGAACCTGGCGCCCGCCAATGGCACCATGGCCCGGTACCACTTGCAGGAGTGGCTGAACTTCATCAGTACTGAAGTACACAAGGGCTTCAGCCCCCTGTTCAACCCAGAAACATCCGAAGAGCACAAAGCAACCGTGCGCGCCAATGTGCTCAAGCGCCTTACTTGGGTCAATGAAGAGTTGTCCAACAAGTCATTCTTGATGGGCGATCAGTTCACCGTGGCCGATGCCTATCTGTTCACGGTGACGGGATGGGCGCAATTTGTGGGTCTGGATATTTCCAGCCTAGAGCATCTTGCTGCCTACCGCGAGAGCATTCTGGCTCGCCCTTCTGTGCAAGCGACCATGAAGGCCGAAGGCCTGATTAAGTAA
- the mnmG gene encoding tRNA uridine-5-carboxymethylaminomethyl(34) synthesis enzyme MnmG gives MLYPQEFDVIVVGGGHAGTEAALAAARMGSKTLLLTHNIETLGQMSCNPSIGGIGKGHLVKELDALGGAMALATDKGGIQFRILNSSKGPAVRATRAQADRILYKAAIREMLENQPNLWLFQQAVDDLMVEGDRVVGAVTQVGIQFRSRTVVLTAGTFLDGKIHVGLNNYAAGRAGDPPAVSLSARLKELKLPQGRLKTGTPPRIDGRSIDFSQCDEQPGDGMPGGVNEGEVPVFSFMGNRAMHPKQMPCWITHTNARTHEIIRSGFDRSPMFTGKIEGVGPRYCPSVEDKINRFADKESHQIFLEPEGLTTNEFYPNGISTSLPFDIQYDLVRSMKGMENAHILRPGYAIEYDYFDPRSLKSTFETKQIQGLFFAGQINGTTGYEEAAAQGLFAGLNAALQCRGEGPWTPGRDEAYLGVLVDDLITKGVNEPYRMFTSRAEFRLQLREDNADMRLTEVGRKMGLVDDARWESFSRKREAVSRETERLKSTWVNPRVVSVEEAERVLGKAMEREYNLFDLLRRPGVDYTKLASMNEGKYASADVQPEVLGELSAAVIEQVEIVAKYSGYIDRQKDEVERAAHFERLRLPADFDYMSVAALSFEVRQTLQKHRPETLGQASRMSGMTPAAISLLIVHLKKGGVKGFAAKNEEASA, from the coding sequence ATGTTGTACCCACAGGAATTTGATGTGATCGTGGTCGGTGGCGGCCATGCCGGCACCGAGGCTGCGCTGGCCGCTGCGCGTATGGGCAGCAAAACTTTGCTGCTGACCCACAATATCGAAACCTTGGGGCAGATGAGCTGTAACCCCAGCATCGGCGGTATTGGCAAAGGCCATTTGGTCAAAGAGCTTGACGCGCTGGGTGGCGCTATGGCGCTGGCCACGGACAAGGGCGGGATTCAGTTCCGTATCTTGAATAGCTCCAAAGGTCCTGCGGTGCGTGCCACCCGTGCTCAGGCCGACCGTATTTTGTACAAAGCTGCCATCCGTGAAATGTTGGAGAACCAGCCTAACCTTTGGCTGTTCCAGCAAGCGGTTGACGATTTAATGGTTGAGGGCGACCGAGTGGTTGGCGCTGTGACGCAAGTCGGTATCCAGTTCCGCAGCCGCACCGTGGTGCTGACGGCCGGTACTTTCCTCGACGGCAAGATTCATGTGGGCTTGAATAACTACGCGGCTGGCCGCGCGGGTGACCCGCCTGCCGTCTCGCTGTCGGCTCGCTTGAAAGAGCTAAAGCTGCCGCAAGGCCGCCTCAAAACGGGTACGCCGCCTCGCATTGATGGTCGCTCCATCGACTTTAGCCAGTGTGATGAGCAGCCCGGTGATGGCATGCCCGGCGGCGTGAACGAGGGCGAGGTGCCCGTGTTCAGCTTCATGGGCAACCGAGCCATGCATCCCAAGCAAATGCCTTGCTGGATTACGCACACCAATGCGCGCACCCACGAGATCATTCGCAGCGGCTTTGATCGCAGCCCTATGTTCACTGGCAAGATTGAGGGCGTGGGCCCGCGTTACTGCCCCAGCGTGGAAGACAAGATCAATCGCTTTGCCGATAAGGAAAGCCACCAGATTTTCCTAGAGCCCGAAGGCCTGACCACCAACGAGTTCTACCCCAACGGTATCTCGACCAGCTTGCCATTCGACATTCAGTACGATCTGGTGCGTAGCATGAAGGGCATGGAGAATGCGCACATCCTGCGCCCCGGTTATGCCATCGAGTACGACTACTTTGATCCGCGCTCGCTTAAGAGTACGTTTGAGACCAAGCAAATCCAAGGCTTGTTCTTTGCTGGCCAGATCAACGGTACCACTGGCTACGAAGAGGCCGCAGCACAAGGCTTGTTTGCTGGTCTGAACGCTGCATTGCAATGCCGTGGTGAAGGCCCATGGACCCCTGGACGCGATGAAGCCTATTTGGGCGTGCTGGTCGATGACCTGATTACCAAGGGTGTAAACGAGCCTTACCGCATGTTTACCAGCCGTGCAGAGTTCAGACTGCAACTGCGTGAAGACAATGCCGATATGCGCCTGACGGAGGTCGGCCGCAAGATGGGCTTGGTGGATGATGCCCGCTGGGAGTCCTTCAGCCGCAAACGCGAAGCTGTTTCACGTGAAACAGAGCGCCTCAAATCCACATGGGTGAATCCTCGTGTGGTGTCAGTCGAAGAGGCCGAGCGCGTGCTGGGAAAGGCCATGGAGCGTGAATACAACCTGTTCGATCTGCTGCGCCGCCCCGGTGTTGATTACACCAAGCTGGCCAGCATGAACGAAGGCAAGTATGCATCTGCCGATGTTCAACCCGAAGTGCTGGGTGAGTTGAGTGCCGCGGTGATCGAGCAGGTGGAGATTGTTGCCAAGTACTCCGGCTATATCGACCGTCAAAAAGATGAGGTCGAGCGTGCGGCGCATTTTGAGCGCCTGCGTTTGCCAGCGGACTTTGACTATATGTCGGTCGCGGCCCTGTCTTTTGAGGTTCGCCAGACCCTGCAAAAGCATCGTCCTGAAACCTTGGGTCAGGCTTCCCGCATGTCGGGTATGACACCTGCAGCAATCTCGCTGTTAATAGTTCATCTGAAAAAAGGCGGCGTCAAAGGCTTTGCCGCTAAGAACGAAGAGGCATCGGCATGA
- the rsmG gene encoding 16S rRNA (guanine(527)-N(7))-methyltransferase RsmG, producing the protein MSQVLRTQLEQGTQALKLELSPAQVDLLMSFMDLLQKWNKVYNLTSVRDPQEMLTHHLLDSLAAVPALLRHVNTLPVEEGKRLPLLDVGSGGGLPGVVFAICCPKVDVNCVDTVGKKAAFIQQVAVSLRLPNLHGIHDRVENLKAQYPVISCRAFASLVDFTTWSRKALADGGIWFAMKAKHPEEEMAALPADVQVFHVEPLQVPGLDVERCVIWMNLK; encoded by the coding sequence ATGAGTCAGGTATTGCGCACTCAACTCGAACAAGGTACTCAGGCATTGAAGCTGGAGCTGTCTCCGGCGCAGGTCGATCTGCTCATGTCCTTTATGGATTTGCTGCAGAAGTGGAACAAGGTCTACAACTTGACCTCGGTTCGTGACCCGCAGGAAATGCTGACGCATCACCTGCTCGACAGTCTGGCGGCTGTACCCGCTTTGTTGCGCCACGTGAATACGCTGCCGGTAGAAGAGGGCAAGCGCCTGCCTTTGCTGGATGTGGGCTCTGGCGGTGGTTTGCCCGGCGTGGTGTTTGCTATCTGCTGCCCGAAAGTTGATGTGAACTGTGTGGACACCGTGGGCAAGAAGGCGGCCTTTATTCAGCAGGTCGCTGTATCGCTGCGCCTGCCCAATCTGCACGGTATTCATGACCGGGTGGAAAATCTCAAGGCCCAGTACCCCGTCATCAGTTGCCGCGCCTTTGCATCGCTGGTGGACTTTACGACTTGGTCGCGCAAAGCGCTGGCGGACGGCGGTATCTGGTTCGCCATGAAGGCCAAGCACCCTGAAGAAGAGATGGCTGCTCTGCCTGCGGATGTGCAAGTGTTTCACGTGGAACCTTTACAAGTTCCCGGCTTGGATGTTGAGCGCTGCGTGATCTGGATGAATCTGAAGTGA
- a CDS encoding ParA family protein → MAKIFCVANQKGGVGKTTTTVNLAAGLAKIGQRVLLIDLDPQGNATMGSGVDKRALELTVYDVLLENASIKEVAIQSEQVGYDVLGANRELSGAEIELVSLERRNDRLKTALQSVSGDYDFVLIDCPPSLSMLTLNGLCSAHGVIVPMQCEYFALEGLTDLVNTIKQVHANMNPDLEIIGLLRVMFDPRTTLQQQVSDQLKEHFGDKVFDTVIPRNVRLAEAPSYGLPGVVFDASAKGSKAFIEFAEEMVRRIKKK, encoded by the coding sequence ATGGCCAAAATTTTCTGCGTTGCCAATCAAAAGGGTGGGGTGGGTAAGACCACCACCACGGTCAACCTCGCCGCAGGCTTGGCCAAAATTGGTCAACGTGTGCTGCTGATTGATTTGGATCCTCAGGGCAATGCCACCATGGGTTCGGGCGTGGACAAGCGTGCTCTGGAGCTGACGGTTTACGACGTGCTGCTGGAAAACGCCAGCATCAAGGAAGTTGCTATCCAATCCGAGCAGGTTGGCTACGACGTGCTGGGTGCGAACCGCGAGTTGTCGGGGGCTGAGATTGAACTGGTGTCGCTGGAGCGCCGCAATGATCGTTTGAAGACCGCGCTGCAAAGCGTGAGCGGCGACTATGACTTTGTGCTGATCGATTGCCCACCTTCGCTATCCATGTTGACTTTGAACGGTCTGTGCTCCGCTCACGGCGTGATCGTGCCCATGCAGTGCGAATACTTTGCACTGGAAGGTTTGACCGATCTGGTGAACACCATCAAACAAGTACACGCGAACATGAATCCTGATCTGGAGATCATCGGTTTGCTGCGCGTGATGTTTGACCCGCGCACCACGCTGCAGCAGCAGGTCAGTGACCAGCTCAAGGAGCACTTTGGCGACAAGGTGTTCGATACCGTGATTCCACGCAATGTGCGTCTGGCCGAGGCACCGAGCTACGGTTTGCCCGGTGTGGTGTTTGATGCCTCAGCCAAGGGCAGCAAGGCGTTTATCGAGTTTGCTGAAGAAATGGTGCGTCGCATCAAAAAGAAGTAA
- a CDS encoding alpha/beta hydrolase, translating to MTSEAIKPQDVWLLPGWQNSDADHWQSLWQEQFGFQRLEQHNWLHPLRGDWSIRLQETVLDAPGSVTLVAHSLACVLVAWWAAHSQVAKSKVRGVLLVAPADTEQESLRGALPSWAPVLLQQLPFPSILVASENDPYCSLARAQTMAEGWGSRFVNAGAVGHINTTSGLGLWDDGLALLKTL from the coding sequence ATGACTTCTGAAGCAATCAAGCCGCAGGATGTCTGGCTGCTGCCTGGTTGGCAAAACTCAGATGCAGATCACTGGCAAAGCCTGTGGCAAGAGCAATTTGGCTTTCAAAGGCTGGAGCAGCACAACTGGCTTCACCCGCTGCGCGGTGATTGGAGTATTCGCTTGCAAGAGACGGTGCTCGATGCTCCTGGCTCCGTCACGCTGGTGGCGCATAGCTTAGCTTGTGTGCTGGTGGCATGGTGGGCTGCACATTCGCAGGTCGCCAAGAGCAAGGTGCGCGGTGTTTTGTTGGTCGCTCCCGCTGATACAGAGCAAGAAAGCCTGCGCGGCGCGCTGCCAAGCTGGGCGCCTGTGTTGCTGCAACAGCTTCCCTTCCCATCAATACTGGTGGCTAGCGAGAACGACCCATATTGCTCTTTAGCACGCGCGCAGACCATGGCCGAGGGCTGGGGTAGTCGCTTTGTGAATGCGGGCGCTGTGGGCCATATCAACACCACCAGTGGCTTAGGCCTCTGGGATGACGGCCTTGCGCTGCTCAAGACCCTTTAA
- a CDS encoding ParB/RepB/Spo0J family partition protein produces the protein MVTKKPKGLGRGLEALLGPKVSEKEVAAANSTPANLPSSLALSVMVAGQYQPRTRMDEGALYELAESIKVQGIMQPILVRQLTKGENSGKYEIIAGERRFRAAHIAGLAEVPVLVREVPDEAAAAMALIENIQREDLNPLEEAQGLARLVKEFGLTHEQTAQAVGRSRSAASNLLRLLNLAEPVQTMLMAGDIDMGHARALLTLDRATQITAGNQIAAKKMSVREAEALVKKIGAEFNLTRQKAKKDGKSRDVKRIEEELSDLLTADVEVRIKKTVRRQGKLHEMGEIAIQFGSLEELNGIIEKLRGEV, from the coding sequence ATGGTGACAAAGAAACCCAAGGGTCTAGGACGTGGTCTGGAGGCATTACTTGGCCCCAAGGTCAGCGAAAAAGAAGTAGCCGCTGCGAACAGTACGCCTGCGAATCTGCCAAGTTCGTTGGCATTGAGTGTGATGGTGGCAGGCCAATACCAGCCGCGCACGCGCATGGATGAAGGCGCTTTGTATGAGCTGGCCGAGAGCATCAAGGTGCAGGGCATCATGCAGCCGATTTTGGTGCGCCAACTCACTAAGGGCGAGAACTCGGGCAAGTACGAAATCATTGCCGGTGAGCGGCGCTTTCGCGCCGCGCATATTGCTGGTCTAGCAGAAGTACCTGTTCTGGTTCGCGAAGTACCCGATGAAGCCGCCGCCGCCATGGCGCTGATCGAGAATATTCAGCGCGAAGACCTGAATCCGCTGGAAGAGGCTCAGGGCTTGGCTCGCTTGGTTAAAGAGTTTGGCCTGACCCATGAGCAAACGGCGCAGGCCGTGGGCCGCTCGCGCAGCGCTGCCTCGAATTTGCTGCGCCTGTTGAACCTGGCTGAACCCGTGCAGACCATGTTGATGGCTGGTGATATCGACATGGGCCACGCTCGTGCTCTGTTGACGTTAGACCGTGCCACGCAAATCACAGCGGGCAATCAGATCGCTGCCAAGAAGATGTCGGTGCGCGAGGCCGAAGCGCTGGTCAAAAAGATTGGCGCTGAGTTCAATCTCACGCGTCAGAAGGCCAAGAAAGACGGTAAATCTCGCGATGTGAAGCGCATCGAAGAAGAGCTGTCCGATCTGCTGACGGCCGATGTGGAAGTGCGCATCAAGAAGACGGTGCGTCGCCAAGGAAAGCTGCATGAAATGGGTGAAATTGCCATTCAGTTTGGCTCACTCGAAGAGCTCAATGGCATCATTGAAAAGCTGCGCGGTGAAGTCTGA
- a CDS encoding class II aldolase/adducin family protein: MTYTPSLNIPSLQYLVSPEEWQLRVDLAACYRLVALYGWSDLVFTHISARLPGPEHHFLINPYGLMFDEITASSLIKVDLGCNKLMESPFPVNPAGFVIHSAVHEARADAQCVIHTHTRAGVAVAAQKNGLLPISQQSTFVLGSLAYHGYEGVAFREEEKPRLVADMGGANFLMLRNHGLLTCGATIADAFLSMYVFESACQIQISAQSGGGELTQVHPQIIEGVAHAMKVQTGGLGGQFAWPALLRKLDKIEPGYNS, from the coding sequence GTGACATACACCCCCAGCCTGAACATACCCAGCTTGCAGTATCTGGTTAGCCCCGAGGAATGGCAGCTGCGCGTGGACCTCGCGGCCTGCTACCGGCTGGTGGCGCTGTACGGTTGGAGCGATCTGGTCTTCACCCATATCAGCGCCAGGCTGCCGGGGCCTGAGCACCACTTTCTTATCAATCCTTACGGACTGATGTTTGATGAGATCACGGCCTCATCACTCATCAAGGTAGATCTGGGCTGTAACAAGCTCATGGAATCACCCTTTCCCGTGAACCCTGCCGGCTTCGTCATTCACAGCGCCGTGCATGAAGCACGGGCCGATGCGCAATGCGTGATTCACACCCACACACGTGCTGGCGTAGCGGTGGCAGCGCAGAAGAATGGTTTGCTACCCATTAGTCAGCAAAGCACGTTTGTGCTGGGCTCGCTGGCCTATCACGGCTATGAAGGCGTGGCCTTCCGCGAAGAGGAAAAGCCAAGGCTGGTGGCAGACATGGGCGGCGCCAATTTTCTGATGCTGCGCAACCACGGCTTGCTGACCTGCGGCGCCACGATTGCCGATGCGTTTCTCTCGATGTACGTGTTTGAGTCAGCCTGCCAAATTCAAATTTCGGCACAGTCCGGCGGCGGTGAATTGACGCAGGTTCATCCCCAAATCATTGAAGGCGTAGCCCATGCAATGAAGGTGCAAACTGGTGGACTTGGCGGTCAGTTTGCATGGCCTGCACTGCTGCGCAAACTGGACAAAATCGAACCCGGCTACAACAGTTGA
- a CDS encoding M20/M25/M40 family metallo-hydrolase, with translation MSSSPLLRALPLALVLAFGAAHAAPQAELREQAKKEQQAYLDTLRDLVHIESGSKDVEGVKKIAEYIAGKLRAQGAKAEVIEPTDIYRLDDTPEKIGPMVHAEFKGKGTSRIMLIAHMDTVYLPGMLKDQPFRVDGDKAYGLGIADDKQGVALILHIAPLLKKLGIDNYGTLTVLINGDEEISSPGARSTIVRLGAEQDAVFSFEGGGTDGSLRLATSGIGSAYLKVIGKSSHAGAKPEDGVNSLYEISHQILQMKDLSKPEQGLKLNWTVSKAGTNRNVIPAESTAQADARALRVEDFGALEKAMREKINNKLLPASKVELKFEVRRPPLEANAVAIKLAKHAQGIYDKELQLPMKVMDKATGGGTDAAFAALKAKGGVIEGFGLSGYGAHSNDAEYVQINTIAPRLYLAARMIQDLSQGQIQ, from the coding sequence ATGTCCTCATCTCCTTTGTTGCGCGCCCTGCCTCTGGCGCTTGTTCTGGCCTTTGGAGCGGCCCACGCAGCGCCTCAAGCCGAGCTGCGAGAACAGGCCAAAAAAGAGCAGCAAGCCTATCTGGATACGCTGCGCGACTTGGTGCATATCGAGTCTGGCAGCAAGGATGTGGAAGGTGTGAAAAAGATTGCCGAATACATCGCTGGCAAGCTGCGCGCACAAGGCGCCAAGGCAGAAGTGATTGAGCCCACCGATATCTACCGACTGGATGACACGCCCGAAAAAATCGGCCCCATGGTGCATGCCGAGTTCAAAGGCAAGGGCACAAGCCGCATCATGCTGATTGCGCACATGGACACCGTCTATCTGCCCGGTATGCTCAAAGACCAGCCGTTTCGCGTTGATGGCGACAAGGCTTATGGTCTGGGCATTGCCGACGACAAACAGGGCGTGGCGCTGATTTTGCATATCGCCCCGCTGCTCAAGAAATTGGGCATAGACAACTACGGCACGCTGACCGTGCTGATCAACGGCGATGAAGAAATCAGCTCGCCCGGTGCACGCAGCACCATTGTTCGCTTAGGCGCAGAGCAAGACGCTGTGTTCAGCTTTGAAGGCGGCGGCACTGACGGCAGCCTACGCCTGGCCACCAGCGGCATCGGCTCGGCCTATCTGAAGGTAATCGGCAAGTCATCGCACGCGGGAGCTAAGCCTGAAGATGGCGTGAATTCGCTCTACGAAATTTCGCACCAGATTTTGCAGATGAAAGACCTGTCCAAACCCGAGCAAGGACTCAAGCTGAACTGGACAGTCTCCAAAGCTGGCACCAACCGCAATGTCATCCCCGCAGAATCCACCGCGCAGGCCGATGCCCGTGCACTGCGCGTAGAAGACTTTGGCGCACTGGAAAAAGCCATGCGCGAGAAAATCAACAACAAGCTACTGCCCGCCAGCAAGGTAGAGCTGAAGTTTGAAGTGCGCCGCCCACCGCTGGAGGCCAATGCCGTTGCCATCAAGCTGGCCAAGCATGCTCAAGGCATTTACGACAAGGAACTACAGCTGCCCATGAAGGTGATGGACAAAGCCACAGGTGGCGGCACCGATGCAGCTTTTGCCGCACTCAAGGCCAAGGGCGGCGTGATTGAAGGCTTTGGCCTGTCAGGCTACGGCGCGCACTCCAACGATGCTGAATATGTGCAGATCAACACCATCGCACCGCGCCTGTACTTGGCAGCCCGAATGATTCAGGACCTGTCTCAAGGGCAGATCCAATGA